Sequence from the Rutidosis leptorrhynchoides isolate AG116_Rl617_1_P2 chromosome 3, CSIRO_AGI_Rlap_v1, whole genome shotgun sequence genome:
atataatctgagcGATATCAGTAAACTATTTTCATTGTGGGTTAGTCTTCTAAAAGCTATTCATGATGATCATGCTGGGTTCGACTTGATTGGTTGCAAGACAAAAAGTAAGTGGCACGACATTGTTGATCTTTGTACCTCGCAACAGATTTTGAATGTGATACCAGACGGGTCACTTTGTTTTAAATTGGGTAATGGTAACTCCACAAGATTTTGAAAGGATCATTGGTTGGGAAATTGTGTTCTATCTCAGAAATATAACAGATTGTTTCGCCTTGATGTTTATCAAAATTGTCTCGTGAATGATCGTCTTTGTAATGGAGATTGGCGATGGCATTGCATCCGCCTACCGGCTAGCTCAGCGAATCTGCACCAACTAAATAATGATGTACAAAATATAGTGTTAAATGATAGTGAGGACCCGTGGTCCCCGTGGACGTTGACCTTACAAACTGATGGCATCTTCACTCTAAATGGACCGCGCAGGTTACTTGATGAGCATTATTTACCCTCTAGTAACCACATCACAAAATAGCATAAAATAATTCCCATCAAGGTAAATATCTCCGTTTGACGTCTCTTAAATGATAGAATCCCTAAGAGTGTCAACCTTGCTTTTAAGGGGTTCGATATTAGTTCTATTATATGTCCGTTATGTGGTATTGGAGGTGAATCCCGAGATCATATCTTTCTTCACTGTAACACAACGGTTAATCTTTGGAGGCGTATTTGTATTTGGGTTGGGTGCCATGTGGCCCTCAGCATTTGACTCCACCGACGACCTACTCACATGGGTTGAAGATACGTTTCGTTCTCAGACTCAAACGGATCGATCCTATAGTATTATCGCCGTGACGTTACGGTGAATATGAAGATTGAAAAACGATATAGGTCATGGCACGCATGAAATCAAGAAAAGCGACTTATTAGATTGTAACTTTTGCTTTTTAGGTTCTAGCGTCTTGCTAGTTCCTTATTTTGTAATTGTAACTTTtgcttcttttattaataaattgccgttcaaaaaaaaaaatttatatatatatatatatatatatatatatatatatatatatatatatatatatatatatatatatatatatatatatatataatacagaattatcattatttaatatgacatctatatatatatataatacagaattatcattatttaatatgaCATCAGAATCTACTACTCTCGCTTATATATCTATTCTCATCACCCAGAATAATCATGCAGCTGCCAATGTACATCTTTACCTCCACTTGTGCGACAAAACGTTAGTTTTAAATGCATTGAGTATTGGCATAAGATCACTGAAAAAGTCCAATGTCAAATTCTCAAGTGTCATCCTGCTCCAAAATAATAAACCTGAACAATTAGGGGTTCTTTTAAGCCTATCTTAAGACTCTACATACATAAGCACCCATAACAAGGTCAAACAGTTGTACAAAATAGATGACTTAACTTGCTCCCGCAAAGGTGATTACTTGTAAAACAAGCTTTCTTTGTTTTTATTACAAAGCAGAAGGTAGCACTTCATATGACGCTAATAACATAATGTAAACATGTACCCaacaaaaaaaaaaagtcaacacgtAAAAGCAACACTTTGCTTTGACAATCCTTAGTATTAAAAAAAAGACAATTACCTAACATTGCGAAAATCTTAGTCTTTATGAAGAAGTTTGTGGGCGTTGGATAAGTAATTTTGCTGAAGGTGATGCACGGGGAAATGGCAGATAAACCATTTCTCTAAAAATCTTCAATTCTTCGTCAACTGAAACATTGTCCTTAAGCTCAATTCGTGCTATCTTTAGTACAGGCGACTTAGCAATGATGAGTTTCACAAATTCAATCTCAAACACATTGTTACTAAAACGTAAAATTTCAAAATGCTTAAGATGATCTAAGGTCAAACTCAAGTCGTCTTTGAGATCAACAAACTTGATGGAACTTTCCTTAATTGGCATCTTTTCATTATCATACATCTAATTCAAAAAACAAGGTTGAATGTCTCATTAAAACTGTATTTGAAGAACCATTATCGTAACCAGTACAATTATATACCTGAAGATAAAGTTTCTCTAGATTTGGGGAGCTCCTGATTATGCAAAGGGCAGAAGAAATTACATCTTGCTCCCTTAGGCACACATCCAGATAAACATATTTAAGGTGAAGCGAAGTCGAAAGCTTATTTGGCATACCATCTGCAGCCAAATACTTTAACagaaaataaacaaataaataaagaTTAGCAATCACAATATTCTTGTATGAGATACACGCAATTTTTAACCAAAATCACCTTCATGTAATACTCCGAGATAGCCAAAGTATGAACTAAAGGCGCACACCGGTGAAACGTTACAAAATTCATGAATTTTTCATCTACATATCCTTCTTCACGAGCAATCTGCATCAATAAACATTCATTAAAATGATATCCTCAAGTAAAGAAGCTTCATAAAAGGTTATATGCACGTTACCAAAACGAGTTCCTCAAGTAGGGGGCAACTCGAGATGAAATGTTGAAGCTCTTCTGCAGAAACCAGAACATTTTCAAAGTGCATCTTCCTCAACTTACTAAATCCATTAAATGTCACCCGAGGTTCAAAATCACAACCTGTTAGCTCTAAAGATTCTAATCCTTGTATCAAAAAGAACGATGTGGGTAGTTTATAGAAGGTGTCTGAAGTATCAATGATCAAACATTTCATATTACTACTCCTTGAAAGAGAAAATATGATCTGGTCAAACTCGGTTATCATGCCCAATTTGGTGACGTCAAGCTCGAACTTTAGTGTCGTCGGACCACGGTGTATTAACAAAACATGGAAGATCGCATTGACAAGCCTAGATTTCACCAAATGTCCACCTTCAACCAGGTGGTGATCAAATACAAGTTTAGGCATAGTCGTCCAGGAATACCTCCATCTCTTTGACAAAATGCTAGTTCTCAATGCATCTCGGATTGGCATAAGACTTAAAATAGTTTCGATTATGTTTTGAGGAAGGGAGCTGATAATATCCGAACTTCGGCATTGAGTTTTCATCATATACACTCAACAAATCTGCAATATATAATACAAATCAATAAAACTGAAAGTATTAACAATGGCATATGGTTATAATAAAGTGAAAGTGTTAACCAGAAGTTAGGTGACATATATATTTTTAAagagaggaaaaaaaaaaaaatccattcaTAGAAACAAAAACCTAAAATTATACTGTAAATTATAACTGAGCTTTTTGAAACTATAATTCACATAAACAGGGATGCATTATCAAAATTTCGGTAGTTTTAAAGATAAATAAAAGGACATTTTCTTTAACTTTCGGAAGTATTAAAGGTGAGAAATCAAACGCACTGTTCTTCAGGATggatcaaaaatattattattatcagatctAGGGCTACAAAATTAGGAGTTTCGAGTAAGATAATTTTCAATTCAGATTAAAGTGATATGTAGCTGTGCTGCTACT
This genomic interval carries:
- the LOC139900545 gene encoding F-box/FBD/LRR-repeat protein At1g13570-like gives rise to the protein MPKLVFDHHLVEGGHLVKSRLVNAIFHVLLIHRGPTTLKFELDVTKLGMITEFDQIIFSLSRSSNMKCLIIDTSDTFYKLPTSFFLIQGLESLELTGCDFEPRVTFNGFSKLRKMHFENVLVSAEELQHFISSCPLLEELVLIAREEGYVDEKFMNFVTFHRCAPLVHTLAISEYYMKYLAADGMPNKLSTSLHLKYVYLDVCLREQDVISSALCIIRSSPNLEKLYLQMYDNEKMPIKESSIKFVDLKDDLSLTLDHLKHFEILRFSNNVFEIEFVKLIIAKSPVLKIARIELKDNVSVDEELKIFREMVYLPFPRASPSAKLLIQRPQTSS